The following proteins are encoded in a genomic region of Oncorhynchus masou masou isolate Uvic2021 chromosome 32, UVic_Omas_1.1, whole genome shotgun sequence:
- the LOC135526213 gene encoding small ribosomal subunit protein RACK1, which produces MTEQMTVRGTLKGHNGWVTQIATTPQFPDMILSASRDKSIIMWKLTRDETNYGIPQRALKGHSHFVSDVVISSDGQFALSGSWDGTLRLWDLTTGTTTRRFVGHTKDVLSVAFSADNRQIVSGSRDKTIKLWNTLGVCKYTIQDESHSEWVSCVRFSPNSSNPIIVSCGWDKMVKVWNLANCKLKTNHIGHTGYLNTVTVSPDGSLCASGGKDGQAMLWDLNEGKHLYTLDSGDNINALCFSPNRYWLCAATGPSIKIWDLEGKIIVDELRQEVISTNSKAEPPQCTSLAWSADGQTLFAGYTDNLIRVWQVTIGTR; this is translated from the exons ATGACTGAGCAGATGACAGTAAGGGGCACCCTGAAGGGGCACAATGGTTGGGTCACCCAGATCGCGACTACCCCTCAGTTTCCCGATATGATTCTGTCTGCATCCCGAG ATAAGTCTATCATTATGTGGAAGCTGACTCGTGACGAGACCAACTATGGCATCCCTCAGCGTGCCCTGAAGGGACACTCTCACTTTGTGAGTGATGTAGTCATCTCCTCAGATGGACAGTTTGCCCTGTCCGGGTCCTGGGATGGGACGCTCCGCCTGTGGGATCTCACCAC TGGCACCACCACCCGTCGCTTTGTGGGCCACACCAAGGACGTCCTGAGTGTGGCTTTCTCTGCTGACAACCGGCAGATCGTGTCTGGGTCTCGGGACAAGACCATCAAGCTGtggaacaccctgggagtctgcAAGTACACCATCCAGGATGAGAGCCACTCTGAGTGGGTGTCCTGTGTGCGCTTTTCCCCCAACAGCAGCAACCCCATCATTGTCTCCTGTGGTTGGGACAAGATGGTCAAG GTGTGGAACCTGGCCAACTGCAAGCTGAAGACTAACCACATTGGCCACACTGGCTACCTGAATACAGTGACAGTCTCTCCTGATGGCTCTCTCTGCGCATCTGGTGGAAAG GACGGTCAGGCCATGCTGTGGGACTTGAACGAGGGCAAGCACCTGTACACCCTAGACAGTGGTGACAACATAAACGCCCTCTGCTTCAGCCCCAACCGCTACTGGCTCTGTGCTGCCACCGGCCCCAGCATCAAGATCTGG GATCTGGAGGGCAAGATCATTGTGGATGAGCTGAGACAGGAGGTTATCAGCACCAACAGTAAGGCCGAGCCCCCACAGTGCACCTCTCTGGCCTGGTCTGCTGACGGACAG ACCCTGTTTGCTGGCTACACGGATAACCTGATCAGGGTGTGGCAGGTTACCATCGGAACCAGATAA